The following are encoded in a window of Neomicrococcus lactis genomic DNA:
- a CDS encoding UvrD-helicase domain-containing protein encodes MDFEFNPFADADFRASNAPTAFQSPSALLDGLNENQAEAVQHEGSPLLIIAGAGSGKTRVLSHRIAYALATGRARPHQVMAITFTNKAAAEMRERIENLVGEDARKMWISTFHSSCVRILRQEAASVGLTSNFTIYDSADSLRLITIISRELEIDSKKLPPKAIQHRISGLKNELVSPDEFTPDGPKDLIGQAVAEVYPQYMSRLRQANAMDFDDLLSQTVYLFRAFPAITDNYRRRFRHILVDEYQDTNHAQYAFVRELTGPEGQTPPGELTVVGDSDQSIYAFRGANIRNIVEFEKDYPEARTVKLEQNYRSTQNILSAANAVIQRNPNRPEKRLWTAAGDGELITGYVGESESDEARWIADEILRLNDEGAVRPGDVAIFYRTNAQSRALEEQLVRVDLKYKVVGGTRFYDRKEVKDALAYLRIFVNESDDVSLRRIINEPKRGIGERAEGAIAALAGRDRISFMEAARRASEAPGLATRSLKSITEFVALIDELKEILAQQGPAIALDQTLERTGYWATVRGTGDPQNDSRAENLSELISVIRDFEKENPELGLGDFLEQVSLVADADQIPDAPDDDEGAAMAVQEGQITLMTLHTAKGLEFPVVFLTGMEHGVFPHQRAFSDVGELAEERRLAYVGLTRARERLYLTRSETRSLWGQTQANPPSQFLEEIPENLIDWKREASTPRFGSGGFGGGGFGGGFGGGGFGGGDFGGGFGGFGSGSGGRGYSDGGYGEGSGDRRDFSTSRYEKGSYWGAGTSPNRPGRKAGDPEVHELKTAASSSPSTAREEKAIMELSVGDSVNHTSFGNGTVLSVEGTGAKTVAKVKFESGEKRLLLRYAPLVKNTPQS; translated from the coding sequence ATGGATTTTGAGTTTAACCCTTTTGCTGACGCGGATTTTCGCGCGTCCAACGCGCCTACCGCCTTTCAGTCACCGTCTGCACTGCTTGATGGACTGAACGAAAACCAAGCTGAAGCAGTCCAGCATGAGGGTTCGCCGCTGCTCATCATCGCTGGTGCTGGATCAGGTAAGACGCGCGTGCTCTCGCACCGCATCGCCTACGCGCTCGCCACTGGCCGCGCGCGTCCGCACCAAGTCATGGCCATTACCTTCACTAATAAAGCCGCTGCGGAAATGCGCGAGCGCATCGAAAACTTGGTGGGCGAAGACGCTCGCAAGATGTGGATCTCCACGTTCCACTCATCGTGCGTCCGTATTTTGCGCCAAGAAGCTGCGTCCGTTGGCCTGACGTCCAACTTCACGATCTATGACTCCGCTGACTCGCTACGATTGATCACCATCATTTCTCGCGAGCTGGAAATCGACTCCAAGAAGCTTCCTCCGAAGGCCATTCAGCACCGCATTTCTGGCTTGAAGAATGAGCTCGTCTCTCCAGACGAATTCACGCCGGATGGACCGAAGGACCTCATTGGCCAAGCCGTGGCCGAGGTTTACCCGCAATACATGTCCCGCTTGCGCCAGGCCAACGCGATGGACTTCGACGATCTGTTGAGCCAGACCGTTTACCTGTTCCGCGCGTTCCCGGCCATTACGGACAACTACCGGCGCCGCTTCCGCCACATCCTGGTGGACGAATACCAGGACACAAACCACGCCCAGTACGCGTTCGTTCGCGAGCTGACCGGTCCCGAGGGCCAGACTCCTCCCGGCGAACTCACGGTGGTGGGCGACTCTGATCAGTCCATTTATGCTTTCCGCGGCGCGAACATCCGCAATATCGTGGAATTTGAGAAGGACTACCCGGAAGCCCGGACGGTCAAGCTCGAACAAAACTACCGCTCCACCCAAAACATCCTCTCGGCAGCAAACGCGGTCATTCAGCGCAATCCGAACCGTCCCGAGAAGCGACTCTGGACGGCCGCCGGCGATGGCGAACTCATCACGGGCTACGTCGGCGAATCCGAATCTGACGAGGCACGCTGGATCGCCGACGAGATCCTGCGCCTCAACGATGAAGGCGCCGTGCGTCCTGGCGACGTAGCGATCTTCTACCGCACCAACGCGCAATCGCGTGCCCTCGAAGAGCAACTGGTTCGGGTTGACCTCAAGTACAAGGTGGTCGGCGGAACCCGCTTCTACGACCGCAAAGAAGTCAAAGACGCCCTCGCGTACCTGCGGATCTTCGTTAACGAGTCCGACGACGTGAGCTTGCGTCGCATCATTAACGAACCTAAGCGCGGCATCGGTGAGCGCGCAGAAGGTGCCATCGCGGCTCTTGCTGGGCGCGATCGGATTTCGTTCATGGAAGCGGCTCGCCGGGCGAGTGAGGCGCCAGGACTGGCCACGAGATCCCTTAAGTCGATTACTGAGTTCGTGGCACTCATCGATGAGCTCAAAGAGATCCTCGCGCAGCAGGGACCCGCGATCGCGCTCGATCAGACGCTCGAACGCACTGGATACTGGGCCACGGTTCGTGGCACCGGCGACCCACAGAACGATTCGCGCGCGGAGAACCTCTCCGAACTCATCTCGGTGATTCGCGACTTCGAAAAAGAGAACCCCGAACTGGGACTCGGCGACTTCTTGGAGCAGGTCTCACTCGTTGCCGACGCTGACCAGATTCCTGATGCGCCGGATGATGACGAAGGCGCCGCCATGGCGGTCCAAGAAGGCCAAATCACGCTCATGACCCTGCACACCGCGAAGGGCCTCGAGTTCCCCGTGGTGTTCCTGACGGGCATGGAGCACGGCGTTTTCCCGCATCAGCGTGCCTTCTCTGACGTGGGCGAGCTGGCGGAAGAACGCCGCCTTGCCTACGTGGGACTCACTCGTGCCCGGGAACGCTTGTACTTGACCCGTTCGGAGACGCGCAGCCTCTGGGGGCAAACGCAAGCGAACCCTCCGAGCCAGTTCTTGGAAGAAATACCAGAGAACCTCATCGACTGGAAGCGTGAGGCCAGCACGCCGCGATTTGGCAGCGGCGGCTTCGGCGGAGGCGGCTTCGGCGGCGGTTTCGGTGGCGGTGGTTTCGGCGGAGGCGACTTCGGCGGCGGTTTCGGTGGATTTGGAAGCGGATCTGGTGGACGCGGCTACAGCGACGGCGGGTACGGCGAAGGCTCCGGTGATCGTCGCGACTTCTCCACGAGTCGCTATGAAAAGGGTTCGTACTGGGGTGCGGGCACTAGCCCGAACCGCCCTGGACGTAAAGCGGGGGATCCAGAAGTCCACGAGCTGAAGACGGCAGCTTCCAGTAGCCCGTCTACGGCGCGCGAAGAGAAGGCCATCATGGAGCTCTCGGTGGGAGATTCGGTCAACCACACGAGCTTCGGCAACGGAACTGTGCTGTCTGTTGAAGGCACCGGCGCGAAGACTGTTGCCAAGGTGAAGTTCGAAAGCGGCGAAAAGCGTCTGCTGTTGCGTTACGCGCCCCTCGTCAAGAACACTCCGCAGTCCTAA
- a CDS encoding prenyltransferase, giving the protein MRYALLSVAFLAIAVTVALILTRAGSSLRVKVNMPAVLVAGTALMVLTAVFDTLMIALNLFTYSDALISGIRVGLAPVEDFAYPLATVILLPALWQFMTHHPHLKMSALLKHALIVSRPVSWINTAFPFGAAYFLATRDIDWLLVVGAIYYLIPYNLAMYGINDVFDYASDINNPRKGGLEGALLPPAYHRPMLWLCLVTNVPFLAVLFAAGSPESAIALAVSTFAVIAYSAAGLRFKERPFVDSLTSSTHFVSPAVVGLTLAGASFDSALLLMLGAFFCWGIAAHAFGAVQDIQPDREAGIGSVATVIGARSTVIFTIVMWGTAGILMLMTSWPGPLVAIVAVPYIVNAVPYLHVTDQDAGTTNKAWRRFIWLNYFSGFLVTLTMILWWMTVRG; this is encoded by the coding sequence GTGAGGTACGCGTTGTTGTCCGTCGCGTTTCTAGCCATTGCTGTGACGGTAGCGCTGATCCTCACGCGGGCAGGATCAAGTTTGCGGGTCAAGGTGAACATGCCAGCCGTTCTGGTGGCAGGTACCGCCTTGATGGTGCTGACGGCAGTGTTCGACACATTGATGATTGCCTTGAACCTTTTTACTTACAGTGATGCTCTTATTTCAGGGATTCGAGTGGGATTGGCACCTGTCGAAGACTTCGCTTATCCGTTGGCCACCGTCATCCTGTTGCCGGCCCTGTGGCAGTTCATGACGCACCACCCACACCTCAAAATGAGTGCCCTCTTGAAGCATGCTCTGATAGTTTCGAGACCCGTGAGCTGGATCAACACCGCTTTTCCTTTCGGTGCGGCGTACTTCCTCGCAACGCGGGACATTGACTGGTTGCTGGTAGTTGGCGCGATCTACTATCTCATCCCATACAACTTAGCTATGTACGGCATCAATGATGTATTCGACTACGCCTCGGACATCAATAATCCGCGAAAGGGCGGGCTGGAAGGTGCCCTTCTGCCGCCCGCCTATCACCGGCCCATGCTGTGGTTGTGTCTGGTCACCAATGTGCCGTTCCTTGCAGTGCTCTTCGCGGCGGGTTCTCCTGAATCCGCCATAGCGCTCGCAGTCAGCACCTTCGCGGTAATCGCCTATTCCGCGGCTGGCCTCCGATTCAAGGAGCGTCCTTTCGTCGACTCCCTCACCTCTAGCACTCACTTCGTGAGTCCGGCGGTAGTAGGACTGACCTTGGCGGGTGCCTCCTTTGACTCGGCCTTGTTATTGATGTTGGGCGCGTTTTTTTGTTGGGGAATTGCAGCGCACGCTTTTGGCGCGGTGCAAGACATCCAACCAGACCGGGAGGCAGGAATTGGTTCAGTTGCCACTGTGATCGGCGCTCGTTCTACCGTGATATTTACAATTGTGATGTGGGGTACTGCGGGAATTCTCATGCTCATGACTTCGTGGCCAGGGCCGTTGGTGGCCATTGTTGCTGTGCCGTACATCGTTAACGCGGTCCCATATCTTCACGTCACCGACCAGGACGCCGGCACCACCAATAAGGCGTGGCGGCGCTTCATCTGGCTGAATTATTTTTCTGGATTTCTTGTAACACTCACCATGATCTTGTGGTGGATGACCGTGCGTGGTTGA
- a CDS encoding lycopene cyclase domain-containing protein: protein MAFAYLSTLMGGIVCMLLLDFRFRLFFWRDSASAALVTAAGIVFLLLWDAAGIAAGIFLRGSSEAMLGIELAPEMPLEEPFFLVFLVLCTMVLYTGSVRILERFGKERNT from the coding sequence ATGGCCTTCGCCTACCTATCGACTTTGATGGGAGGGATCGTGTGCATGCTGCTTTTGGATTTCCGGTTTCGACTGTTTTTCTGGAGAGATTCCGCGAGCGCTGCCCTTGTCACCGCGGCAGGGATCGTTTTTCTGTTGCTATGGGATGCCGCGGGCATCGCGGCTGGCATCTTCCTGCGCGGATCCTCGGAAGCCATGCTGGGGATCGAGCTCGCCCCCGAAATGCCTCTGGAAGAGCCCTTTTTCTTGGTGTTCCTAGTACTTTGCACCATGGTGCTCTATACGGGTTCCGTACGCATATTAGAGCGCTTCGGTAAGGAGAGAAACACGTGA
- the crtI gene encoding phytoene desaturase family protein: MKRVVIVGGGIAGLATAALLAHDGYSVQLLERNERVGGRAGTAEKDGFRFDTGPSWYLMPRVFDHYFAMLGTSTREQLDLVTLDPGYKVYSEPSGDGPADHITIPWGLSKASAIFEHREQGSGRILQRYVSSAKTTAIMAERYFLYNTFRSWRSLASPEILKAIPRLIQLLGTSLDSFIARQFRDPVLRQILGYPAVFLGTEPRQAPAMYHLMSSLDMDEGVQYPQGGFWHLVERLEKLARDAGVEIVTDAHVTSIATEPATKTGPVAKVCRMRHQARGVHWTAADGASHFAAADVVVSAADLHHTETQLLSAAARSYPERWWHRKQSGPGAVLVLLGVAGKIPQLEHHSLFFTKDWAKNFDAIFGANPVIPAPASIYVCKPSASDPTVAPEDHENLFVLVPIPADPSLGFGGQDGAGDDPVERAADAAIEQISSWANIPNLKERIVVRQTIGPADFERDYNSWRGGMLGPSHILRQSAMFRAQNASKRVQNLFYAGATTAPGVGVPMCLISAELVLKHLRGDKTAGPRDEPRTRPIALAEEGDSSQQRSAQVSQ; encoded by the coding sequence TTGAAACGGGTAGTCATAGTTGGTGGCGGCATTGCAGGGCTTGCAACAGCGGCATTGCTAGCGCACGATGGATATAGCGTCCAGCTGCTGGAGCGGAATGAACGCGTGGGTGGACGTGCGGGAACTGCTGAGAAGGATGGGTTTCGATTCGATACCGGCCCGTCCTGGTATCTAATGCCCCGCGTTTTCGACCACTATTTCGCGATGCTGGGAACGTCCACTCGTGAACAGCTAGATCTCGTTACTCTCGATCCGGGGTACAAAGTCTATTCCGAGCCTTCTGGTGACGGACCCGCTGATCACATCACAATTCCTTGGGGGCTTTCCAAAGCCTCAGCCATCTTTGAACATCGTGAGCAAGGCAGTGGGCGAATTCTCCAACGCTACGTGTCTTCGGCGAAGACCACCGCGATCATGGCAGAACGATACTTCCTGTACAACACCTTCCGTTCATGGCGCTCACTTGCCAGCCCCGAAATTCTGAAAGCGATCCCACGCTTAATCCAATTGTTGGGTACTTCGCTAGATAGTTTCATTGCGCGGCAATTTCGCGATCCCGTGTTGCGTCAGATCCTGGGTTATCCAGCAGTGTTCTTGGGTACCGAACCCCGGCAAGCGCCGGCGATGTACCACTTGATGAGTTCCCTGGATATGGACGAAGGTGTCCAGTATCCGCAGGGGGGATTCTGGCACCTCGTGGAGCGGCTTGAGAAACTGGCTCGTGACGCTGGCGTTGAAATCGTGACGGACGCTCATGTAACAAGTATCGCCACCGAGCCTGCCACGAAGACAGGGCCTGTCGCGAAGGTGTGCCGTATGCGGCATCAAGCGCGCGGCGTTCACTGGACCGCCGCAGACGGAGCGTCCCACTTTGCCGCTGCGGACGTCGTCGTATCCGCAGCGGATCTCCACCATACGGAAACTCAGCTTCTTTCAGCAGCAGCCCGGAGCTACCCGGAGCGCTGGTGGCATCGAAAGCAAAGCGGTCCGGGTGCGGTACTGGTCCTCCTAGGGGTTGCTGGAAAAATCCCGCAGCTTGAGCATCACAGCCTGTTCTTCACCAAGGATTGGGCCAAGAATTTTGATGCCATCTTCGGCGCGAACCCTGTCATACCGGCGCCTGCATCAATATATGTTTGCAAACCCAGCGCAAGTGACCCCACGGTGGCCCCTGAGGACCACGAAAACCTCTTTGTCTTGGTGCCTATCCCCGCCGATCCCAGCCTTGGGTTTGGAGGTCAAGACGGCGCGGGCGATGATCCAGTGGAACGCGCCGCCGATGCCGCGATTGAACAGATTTCGAGTTGGGCAAATATCCCGAACCTGAAGGAGAGAATCGTAGTTCGTCAGACCATAGGGCCCGCGGACTTTGAGCGAGATTACAACTCTTGGCGGGGTGGCATGCTAGGCCCCTCACACATCCTGCGTCAGAGTGCAATGTTTCGGGCACAAAACGCCTCGAAGAGAGTGCAAAATCTATTCTATGCCGGGGCCACCACCGCACCTGGCGTAGGCGTGCCCATGTGCCTCATTAGTGCAGAGCTAGTTCTAAAGCACCTGAGGGGAGACAAAACCGCAGGTCCACGTGACGAGCCTCGGACTCGACCGATTGCGCTCGCAGAAGAGGGAGATTCCTCCCAACAGCGATCCGCGCAGGTAAGCCAGTGA
- a CDS encoding phytoene/squalene synthase family protein has protein sequence MMRPFHKLDALEHYTAASERAASQIIASYSTSFGLATRLLGVRHRQHVRNVYALVRIADELVDGVTAEADFSVEKQHAALDYLEKETVHALDCGYSSNPVVHAFAKSAHEAGITTELTEPFFESMRTDLRSATLENSESSASPQNLQIFEAVDHARYVYGSAEVVGLMCLKIFVRDEHLSPGDHEKLINGARQLGAAFQNVNFLRDIKDDAARLGRSYLGTGAVLTESQKDEWLRTIAGQLDDARETLTLLPQDARTAVACALRLFSTLADRLAATPAEELMQRRVRVSTAQKVWMVVQSTVDTRWGKTA, from the coding sequence CTTGAACATTACACTGCGGCGTCAGAGCGCGCGGCCTCGCAGATCATCGCAAGCTATTCCACGTCTTTTGGGCTCGCCACGCGGCTCTTAGGCGTGCGCCACCGCCAGCATGTGCGGAATGTATATGCGCTCGTAAGAATTGCTGATGAGCTTGTAGATGGGGTAACCGCAGAAGCCGACTTCTCCGTGGAAAAACAACACGCAGCCCTCGACTACCTCGAAAAAGAAACCGTTCATGCATTGGACTGCGGCTATTCCAGTAACCCCGTGGTTCATGCTTTCGCGAAGTCGGCGCACGAAGCAGGGATCACTACGGAACTGACGGAACCGTTCTTCGAATCGATGCGAACGGACCTCAGATCCGCGACGCTCGAGAATTCTGAATCCTCCGCATCGCCGCAAAATCTGCAGATCTTCGAGGCCGTTGACCATGCGCGCTACGTCTACGGATCTGCCGAAGTGGTGGGCCTAATGTGCCTCAAAATTTTTGTTCGCGACGAGCATCTCAGTCCGGGTGACCACGAAAAGCTCATAAACGGCGCGAGGCAGTTGGGAGCAGCCTTTCAGAATGTGAACTTCTTGCGGGACATTAAGGACGACGCCGCACGGTTGGGTCGTAGCTACTTGGGTACGGGCGCAGTACTGACGGAATCGCAAAAAGACGAATGGTTGAGAACCATTGCCGGGCAATTGGATGACGCCCGAGAAACATTGACCCTATTGCCGCAAGACGCCAGGACTGCGGTGGCGTGCGCCTTGCGCCTGTTCTCCACTTTGGCAGACAGGTTGGCGGCCACTCCAGCGGAAGAACTTATGCAGAGACGAGTCCGGGTATCCACAGCGCAAAAGGTGTGGATGGTAGTTCAATCCACTGTAGACACTCGATGGGGGAAGACCGCTTGA